In the Diprion similis isolate iyDipSimi1 chromosome 2, iyDipSimi1.1, whole genome shotgun sequence genome, one interval contains:
- the LOC124416509 gene encoding glutamate synthase [NADH] isoform X2 yields the protein MSSGDPWSLPVKQGLYDPTLEKDACGVGFIVAIDGKRSHKIVRDAEKLSARMNHRGACACDNDSGDGAGVLCAIPHDYYAAEIRQQHGVELPEFGHYATGIFFLDKTTHQQTEETFAKLAEECNLRIICWRDVPTDNTKIGQVAYKTEPYSRQVFVTGDQEVEALNRQVFVLRKRASHTISQPGVRFYICSLSLKTIVYKGQFTADQLWKYYTDLSSPDFETYLALVHTRFSTNTFPSWERAHPLRLLAHNGEINTLRGNVNLMKAREGVMSSPIYGDKLKQLYPVVEPNLSDSGAADCVLEFLVMAGQRTLPEAVMTMVPEAWQNDLTMATEKRDFYHWAACAMEPWDGPALLTFTDGRYIGAILDRNGLRPSRFYVTKDNMMVMASEVGVYDTPPSNVVLKSRLKPGRMLLVDTEEKKIIQDVDLKIHIARSRPHSTWLKEQISMDQLREAHIAINGSNGITENGSVELTKLNGINDTFEGVSAVNRVWGGDKRLSLYGYTIETINMLLLPMIQTKKEALGSMGNDAPLACLSDFQPLIYEYFKQLFAQVTNPPIDPFREKIVMSLMCPIGPVSNILEPNELQVHRLFLHQPILSLKDLEVIKNTTYRGWRTKVIDITYPAEYGPPGLQKTIHRVCNEANEAAHQGYQLIVLSDRLAGPDRVPVSTLLAQGAVHHFLIEERQRMKVGLILETAEAREVHHMCVLLGYGADAICPYLVFEMARSLRADGVLDESCTDDIMFTNYSDAMERGIAKVMAKMGISTLQSYKGAQIFEAVGLADDVVDKCFKGTQSRIGGVTFDIIAKEAFERHQMTYMEKAVDMMVLRNPGIYHWRAGGEKHINEPNSIANLQEAVESKSTNAYENYRKSTMDAVRACTLRGQLKLKTIDKPISIDEVEPASEIVKRFVTGAMSFGSISLEAHTTLAIAMNRIGGKSNTGEGGENADRYLDQDPEFNKRSSIKQVASGRFGVTSSYIANADDLQIKMAQGAKPGEGGELPGYKVTADIAATRHSVPGVGLISPPPHHDIYSIEDLAELIYDLKCANPNARISVKLVSEVGVGVVASGVAKGKAEHIVISGHDGGTGASSWTGIKAAGLPWELGVAETHQVLTLNNLRSRVVVQADGQLRTGFDVVVAALLGADEFGFSTAPLIAMGCTMMRKCHLNTCPVGIATQDPILRKKFAGKPEHVINFLFMLAEEVRSHMASLGIQKFQDLVGRTDFLTVASRDHEKSKTLNFTNILRNALELRPGVNIKGGSIKQDFQLENRLDNKLLEEAAPILEGLKKSVSIQMSINNECRAFASTLSYHISKKFGEEGLPEHSININMTGSAGQSFCAFMTKGVHVTLEGDANDYVGKGLCGGEIIIYPPKDSDFNSEANVIVGNVCLYGATSGRAYFRGIAAERFSVRNSGAIVVVEGVGDHGCEYMTGGCALILGLTGRNFAAGMSGGIAYVLDVDGSFKSKCNPEMVELLPLNQQSDIAYVKELLEEFIEKTGSLIAQELLKVWPEPTTRFVKVFPYEYQRALKQLAEQKVSQPVLNGNSRPSEPNVKDIEDSIADGDMEKKKLDKIRGFVKYGRETKNYRPAEKRMEDWDEIYNFQGVRKGLRVQAARCMECGVPFCQSSHGCPLGNIIPKWNDLVFHSNWKEALNQLLQTNNFPEFTGRVCPAPCEGACVLGISEPPVTIKNIECAIIDHAFEQGWITVQPPKSRTGRRVAIVGSGPSGLAAAHQLNKAGHLVTVYERNDRVGGLLQYGIPTMKLSKQVVQRRVSLLAAEGISFKTGINVGKDISAKELKEQYDALLLCTGATWPRDLQIPGRHFEGIHFAMSFLENWQKKQMGNTVPPKMELIAQDKDVIIIGGGDTGCDCIATSLRQGAKSITTFEILPEPPVKRGKDNPWPQYPRVFKVDYGHEEVSLKFGRDPRQFSTLSKEFLGDDKGHVTGIRTVTVEWTKDEAGRWKMDEVPNSEKTYKCDLVLLAMGFMGPEKYVANDLAAKLDGRGNYETPGGKYSTSIPGVFAAGDCRRGQSLVVWAIAEGRQAAREVDKSLMGSTTLPSPGGVITGVLP from the exons ATGAGCTCTGGTGACCCGTGGTCTCTACCGGTAAAGCAGGGCCTCTACGACCCAACTCTTGAGAAAGATGCCTGCGGTGTTGGGTTCATAGTCGCTATTGATGGGAAACGATCCCACAAG ATCGTTCGagatgcagaaaaattgtcgGCGCGCATGAACCACAGAGGTGCATGTGCATGTGACAATGATAGTGGTGACGGAGCTGGTGTACTCTGTGCTATTCCCCACGATTATTATGCTGCAGAAATTCG TCAACAGCATGGCGTTGAATTGCCTGAATTTGGTCATTATGCAACCGGAATTTTCTTCCTCGATAAAACCACTCATCAACAAACCGAAGAAACCTTTGCTAAATTGGCTGAAGAGTGCAATTTGCGG ATCATCTGTTGGCGTGATGTGCCCACAGATAATACAAAAATCGGCCAGGTAGCTTACAAAACTGAACCCTATTCGCGTCAGGTATTTGTCACTGGGGATCAAGAGGTCGAGGCATTGAACCGCCAG GTGTTTGTACTGCGCAAGAGGGCATCGCATACTATATCACAGCCGGGAGTTCGATTTTATATCTGCTCCTTGTCTCTGAAGACGATTGTTTACAAGGGTCAATTCACTGCCGATCAACTATGGAAGTATTACACAGATTTATCG TCTCCAGACTTCGAAACATATCTGGCCTTGGTGCACACACGTTTTTCCACCAATACATTCCCGAGCTGGGAACGTGCGCACCCATTACG TCTTCTTGCGCACAATGGTGAAATAAACACATTGCGGGGTAATGTTAATCTAATGAAAGCGCGAGAAGGTGTCATGAGCAGTCCTATCTACGGTGATAAACTGAAACAACTTTATCCTGTTGTTGAACCAAACCTTTCTGACTCTGGAGCTGCTGATTGtgtcctggaattcttggtgATGGCTGGTCAACGTACGCTACCTGAG GCTGTAATGACGATGGTCCCGGAAGCCTGGCAAAACGATCTAACAATGGCCACAGAGAAGCGTGATTTCTATCACTGGGCAGCATGTGCTATGGAACCCTGGGACGGACCAGCCCTACTAACATTCACGGATGGTCGCTACATTGGAGCTATACTAGACAG AAATGGCCTGCGCCCATCGCGTTTCTACGTCACTAAGGATAACATGATGGTGATGGCGTCCGAAGTGGGCGTCTATGACACTCCGCCCAGCAATGTTGTCCTCAAG agccgttTGAAGCCTGGAAGGATGCTGTTGGTTGACacagaagagaagaagattaTTCAAGATGTCGATCTCAAGATTCATATCGCACGCAGCAGGCCTCACTCTACTTGGCTTAAAGAACAG ATATCGATGGACCAGTTACGAGAAGCTCATATTGCAATAAACGGGTCAAATGGTATTACTGAAAACGGAAGTGTAGAATTGACTAAGCTCAATGGTATCAACGATACTTTCGAGGGTGTTTCTGCAGTGAATCGTGTTTGGGGAGGAGACAAACGTCTTTCGTTATATGGATATACAATTGAAACTATCAATATGCTTTTACTGCCCATGATTCAAACCAA aaaagaaGCACTCGGATCTATGGGTAACGACGCACCCTTGGCCTGCCTCTCCGACTTTCAACCTCTGATCTACGAGTATTTCAAACAATTGTTTGCacag GTAACAAACCCGCCGATTGATCCATTCAGAGAGAAGATCGTGATGTCACTAATGTGCCCAATCGGTCCTGTGAGTAATATCCTGGAACCAAATGAGTTACAAGTGCATCGATTATTCCTTCATCAACCCATCTTATCCCTGAAAGATCTTGAGGTGATTAAAAACACCACCTATCGTGGCTGGAGAACAAAGGTTATTGACATCACGTATCCTGCTGAGTACGGACCACCAGGTCTTCAGAAAACCATTCACAGAGTGTGCAACGAAGCTAACGAAGCTGCCCATCAGGGTTATCAGCTCATTGTCTTATCCGACCGTCTAGCTGGTCCTGACAG AGTTCCAGTGAGCACTTTACTCGCCCAAGGTGCTGTACATCATTTTCTCATCGAAGAGCGTCAACGAATGAAAGTTGGCTTGATCCTAGAGACTGCAGAAGCTCGAGAGGTGCATCACATGTGTGTACTGCTTGGTTACGGCGCTGACGCAATCTGTCCCTACCTCGTCTTCGAAATGGCTAGAAGTCTTAGAGCTGATGGAGTTTTAGATGAATCCTGTACTGATGATATCATGTTCACT AATTATTCTGACGCTATGGAACGTGGAATTGCCAAAGTGATGGCAAAAATGGGAATATCTACTCTGCAATCTTACAAAGGTGCCCAAATCTTCGAGGCGGTTGGCTTAGCTGATGATGTTGTTGATAAATGTTTCAAG GGTACCCAATCACGAATTGGCGGTGTAACATTCGACATAATAGCAAAAGAGGCTTTCGAAAGACACCAAATGACTTACATGGAAAAAGCCGTTGATATGATGGTTCTGCGTAATCCTGGAATATACCATTGGCGAGCTGGAGGAGAGAAACATATCAACGAGCCCAACAGCATTGCTAATCTACAG GAAGCTGTTGAATCGAAGAGTACCAACGCCTACGAAAATTACCGCAAATCTACGATGGATGCTGTCCGAGCATGCACACTACGAGGTCAATTGAAACTCAAAACTATCGATAAACCAATATCAATTGATGAAGTGGAACCAGCATCTGAGATTGTGAAGAGATTTGTTACTGGTGCCATGAGCTTTGGAAGTATTTCACTGGAAGCTCATACCACCCTTGCTATTGCCATGAATAGAATTGGTGGCAAGTCTAATACTGGAGAAGGTGGAGAGAATGCTGATAG ATATTTGGATCAAGATCCAGAATTCAATAAGCGGTCATCAATCAAACAAGTAGCAAGCGGCAGATTTGGTGTAACTTCCAGCTACATTGCAAATGCCGATGATTTGCAAATTAAAATGGCTCAAGGTGCCAAACCTGGTGAAGGTGGTGAGCTGCCAGGATATAAA GTCACAGCAGATATTGCTGCAACGCGTCACTCTGTGCCTGGAGTTGGACTAATTTCACCCCCACCTCATCATGATATATACTCAATAGAAGATTTAGCTGAGCTGATTTACGATTTGAAATGCGCAAATCCAAATGCACGGATCTCTGTAAAACTTGTGTCGGAAGTCGGAGTTGGAGTTGTTGCATCTGGTGTAGCTAAA GGTAAAGCAGAGCACATTGTAATATCTGGGCATGACGGTGGTACTGGAGCTAGTAGCTGGACTGGAATCAAGGCAGCGGGTCTTCCATGGGAGTTGGGTGTAGCAGAGACTCACCAAGTCTTAACACTCAACAACCTGCGCTCCAGAGTCGTTGTACAAGCAGATGGTCAACTCCGCACTGGCTTTGACGTCGTTGTCGCTGCACTTCTAGGTGCAGACGAATTTGGTTTCAGTACAGCTCCACTGATCGCTATGGGCTGCACAATGATGCGAAAATGCCATCTAAATACGTGCCCAGTAGGCATTGCTACACAAGATCCAATTTTACGTAAGAAGTTTGCAGGAAAACCAGAACACGTCATCAATTTCCTGTTCATGTTGGCTGAAGAG GTACGATCGCACATGGCTAGCCTTGGTATCCAAAAATTCCAAGATTTAGTCGGACGCACTGATTTCCTAACGGTTGCTAGTCGTGATCATGAAAAATCCAAGACTCTTAATTTTACGAACATTTTACGCAATGCATTGGAGTTGCGTCCAGGTGTCAATATTAAGGGTGGCTCGATCAAGCAGGATTTCCAGCTCGAAAACAGATTGGACAACAAGCTTCTTGAAGAGGCAGCACCAATTTTGGAAGGTCTCAAAAAAAGCGTTTCCATCCAGATGAGCATCAACAACGAATGCAGAGCATTTGCATCAACTTTAAGCTATCACATTTCAAA GAAATTCGGGGAAGAAGGGCTTCCAGAACACAGTATTAATATCAATATGACTGGCTCTGCAGGTCAGAGCTTTTGCGCTTTTATGACAAAAGGTGTTCATGTTACATTAGAAGGAGATGCAAACGATTACGTAGGAAAG GGTCTGTGTGGCGGAGAGATTATCATATATCCTCCTAAGGATTCAGACTTCAACTCCGAAGCTAATGTAATTGTGGGTAATGTCTGTCTGTATGGTGCGACTTCTGGTCGGGCATACTTCCGAGGTATAGCTGCAGAGAGGTTCAGCGTTCGTAACAGTGGAGCTATCGTAGTTGTAGAAGGTGTAGGCGATCACGGATGCGAGTACATGACTGGAGGTTGTGCACTCATTCTTGGACTGACAGGAAGAAATTTTGCTGCTGGAATGTCAGGTGGAATTGCTTACGTTCTCGACGTTGATGGATCTTTCAAAAG TAAATGCAATCCTGAAATGGTGGAGCTACTTCCACTTAATCAGCAGAGTGATATTGCGTATGTGAAGGAACTTCTGGAAGAGTTCATTGAAAAGACTGGGTCATTGATCGCTCAAGAATTATTGAAGGTCTGGCCTGAACCAACCACCAGATTTGTAAAG GTATTCCCATACGAATATCAACGTGCTTTAAAGCAACTAGCAGAGCAGAAAGTATCACAGCCAGTTTTGAACGGCAATAGCAGACCATCGGAACCTAACGTTAAAGATATTGAAGATTCGATTGCTGATGGGGAtatggaaaagaagaaattggaTAAGATTCG AGGATTTGTAAAATACGGtcgtgaaacaaaaaactatCGACCGGCTGAAAAACGAATGGAAGATTGGGATGAGATATATAACTTCCAAGGTGTTAGGAAGGGACTTAGAGTTCAGGCAGCAAGATGTATGGAATGTGGTGTTCCTTTCTGTCAGAGCAGCCATGGCTGTCCTCTTGGAAACATTATTCCAAAGTGGAATGATCTCGTATTTCATTCGAACTGGAAAGAGGCCTTGAATCAGCTGCTCCAGACCAACAACTTTCCTG AATTTACTGGAAGGGTATGTCCAGCGCCTTGTGAGGGCGCTTGTGTGTTGGGAATCTCAGAGCCACCTgtgacaataaaaaatattgagtgCGCTATCATAGATCATGCTTTTGAGCAAGGATGGATCACTGTGCAACCTCCGAAGTCAAGAACTGGACGTCGAGTGGCAATTGTAGGATCTGGTCCTTCTGGCCTCGCTGCGGCTCATCAGCTTAACAAAGCTGGTCACTTGGTCACTGTCTATGAAAGAAACGATCGTGTTGGTGGTCTTTTGCAGTATGGTATTCCTACCATGAAATTATCCAAGCAAGTTGTTCAACGGCGAGTTTCTCTTCTAGCAGCTGAAGGAATCTCCTTCAAGACTGGTATCAATGTTGGAAAGGATATTTCAGCTAAA GAATTGAAAGAACAGTATGACGCGCTTCTTCTGTGTACTGGAGCTACGTGGCCAAGAGATCTGCAAATACCAGGACGACACTTCGAAGGAATTCACTTTGCCATGAGTTTTCTCGagaattggcaaaaaaaacaGATGGGAAACACTGTACCACCCAAAATGGAATTAATTGCCCAGGATAAAGATGTCATAATTATCGGTGGTGGAGATACAGGATGCGATTGCATCGCTACATCCTTGCGACAG GGTGCCAAATCCATTACAACGTTTGAAATCTTACCTGAACCTCCTGTGAAAAGAGGAAAGGACAATCCATGGCCGCAGTATCCTCGAGTGTTCAAGGTGGACTATGGGCATGAAGAAGTTTCTCTTAAATTTGGACGGGATCCACGTCAGTTCAGTACACTGAGCAAG GAATTCTTGGGCGATGACAAAGGACACGTAACTGGAATTAGAACAGTCACAGTTGAATGGACTAAAGATGAAGCAGGCAGATGGAAAATGGACGAAGTTCCTAATTCTGAAAag ACCTACAAATGTGATCTGGTATTACTTGCAATGGGCTTTATGGGACCTGAGAAATACGTTGCTAATGATCTAGCAGCAAAACTGGATGGGCGTGGAAACTACGAAACTCCTGGTGGCAAATACTCAACTAGTATTCCAGGCGTTTTTGCTGCAGGCG ATTGCCGAAGAGGTCAATCACTCGTCGTATGGGCAATAGCTGAAGGAAGGCAGGCTGCAAGGGAAGTTGACAAGAGTCTAATGGGATCTACGACTCTGCCAAGTCCCGGTGGTGTTATCACAGGAGTCTTACCTTAA
- the LOC124416509 gene encoding glutamate synthase [NADH] isoform X3: protein MCYGTLGRTSPTNIHGWSLHWSYTRQSRLKPGRMLLVDTEEKKIIQDVDLKIHIARSRPHSTWLKEQRISMDQLREAHIAINGSNGITENGSVELTKLNGINDTFEGVSAVNRVWGGDKRLSLYGYTIETINMLLLPMIQTKKEALGSMGNDAPLACLSDFQPLIYEYFKQLFAQVTNPPIDPFREKIVMSLMCPIGPVSNILEPNELQVHRLFLHQPILSLKDLEVIKNTTYRGWRTKVIDITYPAEYGPPGLQKTIHRVCNEANEAAHQGYQLIVLSDRLAGPDRVPVSTLLAQGAVHHFLIEERQRMKVGLILETAEAREVHHMCVLLGYGADAICPYLVFEMARSLRADGVLDESCTDDIMFTNYSDAMERGIAKVMAKMGISTLQSYKGAQIFEAVGLADDVVDKCFKGTQSRIGGVTFDIIAKEAFERHQMTYMEKAVDMMVLRNPGIYHWRAGGEKHINEPNSIANLQEAVESKSTNAYENYRKSTMDAVRACTLRGQLKLKTIDKPISIDEVEPASEIVKRFVTGAMSFGSISLEAHTTLAIAMNRIGGKSNTGEGGENADRYLDQDPEFNKRSSIKQVASGRFGVTSSYIANADDLQIKMAQGAKPGEGGELPGYKVTADIAATRHSVPGVGLISPPPHHDIYSIEDLAELIYDLKCANPNARISVKLVSEVGVGVVASGVAKGKAEHIVISGHDGGTGASSWTGIKAAGLPWELGVAETHQVLTLNNLRSRVVVQADGQLRTGFDVVVAALLGADEFGFSTAPLIAMGCTMMRKCHLNTCPVGIATQDPILRKKFAGKPEHVINFLFMLAEEVRSHMASLGIQKFQDLVGRTDFLTVASRDHEKSKTLNFTNILRNALELRPGVNIKGGSIKQDFQLENRLDNKLLEEAAPILEGLKKSVSIQMSINNECRAFASTLSYHISKKFGEEGLPEHSININMTGSAGQSFCAFMTKGVHVTLEGDANDYVGKGLCGGEIIIYPPKDSDFNSEANVIVGNVCLYGATSGRAYFRGIAAERFSVRNSGAIVVVEGVGDHGCEYMTGGCALILGLTGRNFAAGMSGGIAYVLDVDGSFKSKCNPEMVELLPLNQQSDIAYVKELLEEFIEKTGSLIAQELLKVWPEPTTRFVKVFPYEYQRALKQLAEQKVSQPVLNGNSRPSEPNVKDIEDSIADGDMEKKKLDKIRGFVKYGRETKNYRPAEKRMEDWDEIYNFQGVRKGLRVQAARCMECGVPFCQSSHGCPLGNIIPKWNDLVFHSNWKEALNQLLQTNNFPEFTGRVCPAPCEGACVLGISEPPVTIKNIECAIIDHAFEQGWITVQPPKSRTGRRVAIVGSGPSGLAAAHQLNKAGHLVTVYERNDRVGGLLQYGIPTMKLSKQVVQRRVSLLAAEGISFKTGINVGKDISAKELKEQYDALLLCTGATWPRDLQIPGRHFEGIHFAMSFLENWQKKQMGNTVPPKMELIAQDKDVIIIGGGDTGCDCIATSLRQGAKSITTFEILPEPPVKRGKDNPWPQYPRVFKVDYGHEEVSLKFGRDPRQFSTLSKEFLGDDKGHVTGIRTVTVEWTKDEAGRWKMDEVPNSEKTYKCDLVLLAMGFMGPEKYVANDLAAKLDGRGNYETPGGKYSTSIPGVFAAGDCRRGQSLVVWAIAEGRQAAREVDKSLMGSTTLPSPGGVITGVLP, encoded by the exons ATGTGCTATGGAACCCTGGGACGGACCAGCCCTACTAACATTCACGGATGGTCGCTACATTGGAGCTATACTAGACAG agccgttTGAAGCCTGGAAGGATGCTGTTGGTTGACacagaagagaagaagattaTTCAAGATGTCGATCTCAAGATTCATATCGCACGCAGCAGGCCTCACTCTACTTGGCTTAAAGAACAG AGG ATATCGATGGACCAGTTACGAGAAGCTCATATTGCAATAAACGGGTCAAATGGTATTACTGAAAACGGAAGTGTAGAATTGACTAAGCTCAATGGTATCAACGATACTTTCGAGGGTGTTTCTGCAGTGAATCGTGTTTGGGGAGGAGACAAACGTCTTTCGTTATATGGATATACAATTGAAACTATCAATATGCTTTTACTGCCCATGATTCAAACCAA aaaagaaGCACTCGGATCTATGGGTAACGACGCACCCTTGGCCTGCCTCTCCGACTTTCAACCTCTGATCTACGAGTATTTCAAACAATTGTTTGCacag GTAACAAACCCGCCGATTGATCCATTCAGAGAGAAGATCGTGATGTCACTAATGTGCCCAATCGGTCCTGTGAGTAATATCCTGGAACCAAATGAGTTACAAGTGCATCGATTATTCCTTCATCAACCCATCTTATCCCTGAAAGATCTTGAGGTGATTAAAAACACCACCTATCGTGGCTGGAGAACAAAGGTTATTGACATCACGTATCCTGCTGAGTACGGACCACCAGGTCTTCAGAAAACCATTCACAGAGTGTGCAACGAAGCTAACGAAGCTGCCCATCAGGGTTATCAGCTCATTGTCTTATCCGACCGTCTAGCTGGTCCTGACAG AGTTCCAGTGAGCACTTTACTCGCCCAAGGTGCTGTACATCATTTTCTCATCGAAGAGCGTCAACGAATGAAAGTTGGCTTGATCCTAGAGACTGCAGAAGCTCGAGAGGTGCATCACATGTGTGTACTGCTTGGTTACGGCGCTGACGCAATCTGTCCCTACCTCGTCTTCGAAATGGCTAGAAGTCTTAGAGCTGATGGAGTTTTAGATGAATCCTGTACTGATGATATCATGTTCACT AATTATTCTGACGCTATGGAACGTGGAATTGCCAAAGTGATGGCAAAAATGGGAATATCTACTCTGCAATCTTACAAAGGTGCCCAAATCTTCGAGGCGGTTGGCTTAGCTGATGATGTTGTTGATAAATGTTTCAAG GGTACCCAATCACGAATTGGCGGTGTAACATTCGACATAATAGCAAAAGAGGCTTTCGAAAGACACCAAATGACTTACATGGAAAAAGCCGTTGATATGATGGTTCTGCGTAATCCTGGAATATACCATTGGCGAGCTGGAGGAGAGAAACATATCAACGAGCCCAACAGCATTGCTAATCTACAG GAAGCTGTTGAATCGAAGAGTACCAACGCCTACGAAAATTACCGCAAATCTACGATGGATGCTGTCCGAGCATGCACACTACGAGGTCAATTGAAACTCAAAACTATCGATAAACCAATATCAATTGATGAAGTGGAACCAGCATCTGAGATTGTGAAGAGATTTGTTACTGGTGCCATGAGCTTTGGAAGTATTTCACTGGAAGCTCATACCACCCTTGCTATTGCCATGAATAGAATTGGTGGCAAGTCTAATACTGGAGAAGGTGGAGAGAATGCTGATAG ATATTTGGATCAAGATCCAGAATTCAATAAGCGGTCATCAATCAAACAAGTAGCAAGCGGCAGATTTGGTGTAACTTCCAGCTACATTGCAAATGCCGATGATTTGCAAATTAAAATGGCTCAAGGTGCCAAACCTGGTGAAGGTGGTGAGCTGCCAGGATATAAA GTCACAGCAGATATTGCTGCAACGCGTCACTCTGTGCCTGGAGTTGGACTAATTTCACCCCCACCTCATCATGATATATACTCAATAGAAGATTTAGCTGAGCTGATTTACGATTTGAAATGCGCAAATCCAAATGCACGGATCTCTGTAAAACTTGTGTCGGAAGTCGGAGTTGGAGTTGTTGCATCTGGTGTAGCTAAA GGTAAAGCAGAGCACATTGTAATATCTGGGCATGACGGTGGTACTGGAGCTAGTAGCTGGACTGGAATCAAGGCAGCGGGTCTTCCATGGGAGTTGGGTGTAGCAGAGACTCACCAAGTCTTAACACTCAACAACCTGCGCTCCAGAGTCGTTGTACAAGCAGATGGTCAACTCCGCACTGGCTTTGACGTCGTTGTCGCTGCACTTCTAGGTGCAGACGAATTTGGTTTCAGTACAGCTCCACTGATCGCTATGGGCTGCACAATGATGCGAAAATGCCATCTAAATACGTGCCCAGTAGGCATTGCTACACAAGATCCAATTTTACGTAAGAAGTTTGCAGGAAAACCAGAACACGTCATCAATTTCCTGTTCATGTTGGCTGAAGAG GTACGATCGCACATGGCTAGCCTTGGTATCCAAAAATTCCAAGATTTAGTCGGACGCACTGATTTCCTAACGGTTGCTAGTCGTGATCATGAAAAATCCAAGACTCTTAATTTTACGAACATTTTACGCAATGCATTGGAGTTGCGTCCAGGTGTCAATATTAAGGGTGGCTCGATCAAGCAGGATTTCCAGCTCGAAAACAGATTGGACAACAAGCTTCTTGAAGAGGCAGCACCAATTTTGGAAGGTCTCAAAAAAAGCGTTTCCATCCAGATGAGCATCAACAACGAATGCAGAGCATTTGCATCAACTTTAAGCTATCACATTTCAAA GAAATTCGGGGAAGAAGGGCTTCCAGAACACAGTATTAATATCAATATGACTGGCTCTGCAGGTCAGAGCTTTTGCGCTTTTATGACAAAAGGTGTTCATGTTACATTAGAAGGAGATGCAAACGATTACGTAGGAAAG GGTCTGTGTGGCGGAGAGATTATCATATATCCTCCTAAGGATTCAGACTTCAACTCCGAAGCTAATGTAATTGTGGGTAATGTCTGTCTGTATGGTGCGACTTCTGGTCGGGCATACTTCCGAGGTATAGCTGCAGAGAGGTTCAGCGTTCGTAACAGTGGAGCTATCGTAGTTGTAGAAGGTGTAGGCGATCACGGATGCGAGTACATGACTGGAGGTTGTGCACTCATTCTTGGACTGACAGGAAGAAATTTTGCTGCTGGAATGTCAGGTGGAATTGCTTACGTTCTCGACGTTGATGGATCTTTCAAAAG TAAATGCAATCCTGAAATGGTGGAGCTACTTCCACTTAATCAGCAGAGTGATATTGCGTATGTGAAGGAACTTCTGGAAGAGTTCATTGAAAAGACTGGGTCATTGATCGCTCAAGAATTATTGAAGGTCTGGCCTGAACCAACCACCAGATTTGTAAAG GTATTCCCATACGAATATCAACGTGCTTTAAAGCAACTAGCAGAGCAGAAAGTATCACAGCCAGTTTTGAACGGCAATAGCAGACCATCGGAACCTAACGTTAAAGATATTGAAGATTCGATTGCTGATGGGGAtatggaaaagaagaaattggaTAAGATTCG AGGATTTGTAAAATACGGtcgtgaaacaaaaaactatCGACCGGCTGAAAAACGAATGGAAGATTGGGATGAGATATATAACTTCCAAGGTGTTAGGAAGGGACTTAGAGTTCAGGCAGCAAGATGTATGGAATGTGGTGTTCCTTTCTGTCAGAGCAGCCATGGCTGTCCTCTTGGAAACATTATTCCAAAGTGGAATGATCTCGTATTTCATTCGAACTGGAAAGAGGCCTTGAATCAGCTGCTCCAGACCAACAACTTTCCTG AATTTACTGGAAGGGTATGTCCAGCGCCTTGTGAGGGCGCTTGTGTGTTGGGAATCTCAGAGCCACCTgtgacaataaaaaatattgagtgCGCTATCATAGATCATGCTTTTGAGCAAGGATGGATCACTGTGCAACCTCCGAAGTCAAGAACTGGACGTCGAGTGGCAATTGTAGGATCTGGTCCTTCTGGCCTCGCTGCGGCTCATCAGCTTAACAAAGCTGGTCACTTGGTCACTGTCTATGAAAGAAACGATCGTGTTGGTGGTCTTTTGCAGTATGGTATTCCTACCATGAAATTATCCAAGCAAGTTGTTCAACGGCGAGTTTCTCTTCTAGCAGCTGAAGGAATCTCCTTCAAGACTGGTATCAATGTTGGAAAGGATATTTCAGCTAAA GAATTGAAAGAACAGTATGACGCGCTTCTTCTGTGTACTGGAGCTACGTGGCCAAGAGATCTGCAAATACCAGGACGACACTTCGAAGGAATTCACTTTGCCATGAGTTTTCTCGagaattggcaaaaaaaacaGATGGGAAACACTGTACCACCCAAAATGGAATTAATTGCCCAGGATAAAGATGTCATAATTATCGGTGGTGGAGATACAGGATGCGATTGCATCGCTACATCCTTGCGACAG GGTGCCAAATCCATTACAACGTTTGAAATCTTACCTGAACCTCCTGTGAAAAGAGGAAAGGACAATCCATGGCCGCAGTATCCTCGAGTGTTCAAGGTGGACTATGGGCATGAAGAAGTTTCTCTTAAATTTGGACGGGATCCACGTCAGTTCAGTACACTGAGCAAG GAATTCTTGGGCGATGACAAAGGACACGTAACTGGAATTAGAACAGTCACAGTTGAATGGACTAAAGATGAAGCAGGCAGATGGAAAATGGACGAAGTTCCTAATTCTGAAAag ACCTACAAATGTGATCTGGTATTACTTGCAATGGGCTTTATGGGACCTGAGAAATACGTTGCTAATGATCTAGCAGCAAAACTGGATGGGCGTGGAAACTACGAAACTCCTGGTGGCAAATACTCAACTAGTATTCCAGGCGTTTTTGCTGCAGGCG ATTGCCGAAGAGGTCAATCACTCGTCGTATGGGCAATAGCTGAAGGAAGGCAGGCTGCAAGGGAAGTTGACAAGAGTCTAATGGGATCTACGACTCTGCCAAGTCCCGGTGGTGTTATCACAGGAGTCTTACCTTAA